The following nucleotide sequence is from Nesterenkonia xinjiangensis.
TCACTGTTCGGGCGACGGCCGATGGCGACCAGGACGACGTCGACGTCGTGCTCCTCCTGACGACCGTCCACCGTGACCAGCTGGGCCGTCACTCCGGCCCGGCCCCCGTCCCCCTCCGGATCCCGGGCGAGGACGGCGCCCAGGGTGCGTTCGTAGAGCACCGTCCAGCTCCGCTCGGCCTCTGCGGAGAAGGCGCTGGCCAGATCCGGATCCATGGCGGACATCAGACCGACGCTGCGATTGACCTGGATGACCTCGCTGCCGAGTCCGGAGAAGATGCCGGCGAACTCGCAGGCGATGTAGCCGCCGCCGACGATCAGCACCCGCCGCGGCAGGTCCTGAAGCCTCATCACCGAGTCCGAGGTGTGCACCTGCGGCAGGTCGATGCCCGGCACCTCGGGGAGCACCGGCCGGGAGCCGGCCGCGATGACCAGCTGTTCCGCGGAGACCTCGGTGCCTGCTGCCGAGAGGAAGGAGGTGGGGCCGGTCAGGGTCACCTGTTCCTCGAGCAGGGTGACGTGGTCGAGCTGGACGTCGCGGTAGTGGCGTCCGGCCTCGGAGATCGAGTCCACCCGGGCGAAGACCCGGTCCCGGATGGCCGGCCAGTCGGCTCCCCGGGCCTCCAGGTCGACGCCGAGCCGCTGGGCCTCCTCGGTGCTGTGGGCCAGCGCGGCGGGCCGGACGAACATCTTGGTGGGGATGCATCCGACGTTCAGGCAGGTGCCGCCGAAGGCCGCGGTGCTGCCGGCCCCGCGATCCGCCAGGACCACCGGCCGACCATCCCAGTGCGGTGTGATCAGTGAGTTTCCGGAGCCGGATCCGATGATGGCCAGGTCGGGGGTGAGCGGAGATCCCTGCGCGGAGTCGGTCATGGACTCATCCTAGGGGTGCTCTGCGGCGGACGCTGAGAGCTGTCTCCAGATGTCAGGACCGGGTGACCACCTCGTCGAGCAGCTCGAGGATGTGCCGGTAGGGCCGCCCGGTGGCGCGGGTCATCGCCAGCTCGCAGGTGCGGTTGAGCGAGGCATGGACATCCCCACCGAGGGCGAGGACCTCCGCGGCCTGGGCCCGGGTGGCCGAGGCGGTGAGCTCGGGGTGCAGCATGCCGCGGTCCCCGGCGAAGGCGCAGCATCCCCAGTCCTGCGGGACGTGCACCTCCTCGGCGACGGCCTCGGCGAGGAGGTGCAGGTCGGGGTCCAGCCCCAGCCGGCCCGAGGAGCAGGTGGGGTGGAGCACCATCCGTCCGTACCGGCGGTCCGTCGGGATCTCCAGCCGAGGCAGCACCTCCGAGGCGACGTGCTCGACGGCGTCTCGGACGGTGAATCCGGCCTGTTCGGCGATCAGCTGCAGTCCTTCGGTGCAGGAGGAGGCGTCGCAGACCACCGGCAGCCGGCCTCCCTCGGTGGCGCTCTCCAGGGCGCGCACGACCCTGTCGTGCATGGCGTCGTAGCCGTCGGTGAGCCCTTTGGACTTCCACGGGGTCCCGCAGCACAGATGTGGCAGCGCCGCCGGGGTGCGCAGGCGCACTCCGGCGGCCGTCGAGAGCCGGATCAGCGCGGCCGCCACGCCGTCCTGTCCGTCGCCTCCACTAGGGCGGCAACCCTGCGCAGGACCGAACATGGTGCCCGTGCAGGCGGCGAAGAAGACGGCCTGAGCCGCGGGGTCCCGGAGCCGCGGGCGGGGCGTCCCTCCCGCGGGCAGATCAGGCGTCCAGCGCGGGACCCGGTCCCTGCCCAGCAGCGCCCGTCCGAGGTCGGTGGCGGCAGCTGTCAGCGGCGCCGGCAGTCGGTGGGCGGCGCTCAGCGCCAGCCCCGCGCCGCGGGCGGCGCCGGCCCAGGCTGTGACGGCGGCGCGTCCCACCGCCTGTTCAGCGGGTCCGACGGCCTCGGCGCGCAGCCGGCGGACCAGGTCGCCGATGTTGATGAGCACCGGGCAGGCCGTCTGACACATGCCGTCGGCCGCACAGGTGTCCACGACGTCGTGGCGGTGCTCCACGCGCAGGCGCTCGGCGAGCTCCTCGTCGCCGCGTCGCTCGGCCCGGGCGATCTCCCGGCGAAGCACGATGCGCTCCCGCGGGGTGGTGGTGAGGTCGCGGCTGGGGCAGACCGGCTCGCAGTAGCCGCACTCCACACAGCGGTCGACCTCCTCCTCCACCGTGGGGCTCGTCTTGAGGTCACGCAGGTGGGCCTGCGGGTCCTCGCTGAGCAGCACTCCGGGGTTGAGCAGGGCATCGGGGTCGATGAGAGCTCTGACCTCCTGCATGACGGCGTAGAGCTCGTCGCCGACCTGACGGCGCACGAAGGGCGCCATGATGCGTCCGGTGCCGTGCTCCGCCTTCAGCGTGCCGCCATGGCGCAGGACCAGGTCGACCATGTCTTCGGTGAACGCCTCGTAGCGGGGCAGGGTGCCGCCGTCGTCGTCGAAGCGATCGGTGATCATGAAGTGGATGTTGCCGTCCTTGGCATGTCCGAAGATCACGGCGTCCTGGTAGCCGTGCGCC
It contains:
- a CDS encoding mycothione reductase, with amino-acid sequence MTDSAQGSPLTPDLAIIGSGSGNSLITPHWDGRPVVLADRGAGSTAAFGGTCLNVGCIPTKMFVRPAALAHSTEEAQRLGVDLEARGADWPAIRDRVFARVDSISEAGRHYRDVQLDHVTLLEEQVTLTGPTSFLSAAGTEVSAEQLVIAAGSRPVLPEVPGIDLPQVHTSDSVMRLQDLPRRVLIVGGGYIACEFAGIFSGLGSEVIQVNRSVGLMSAMDPDLASAFSAEAERSWTVLYERTLGAVLARDPEGDGGRAGVTAQLVTVDGRQEEHDVDVVLVAIGRRPNSDLLGAAEAGLDLHEDGRIVVDEHQRVLSGGTPVAGLYALGDVSSPAQLKHVANHEARVVAHNLENPQDLRASRQHAVPSAVFAHPELAQVGLTEPQAAERIGAENLTVTVQNYGDTAYGWAMEDHSGIFKVIADRRDGTILGAHAMGYQASNLIQPIIQAMSFGQDAHTVARGQYWIHPALMEVTENALLGLDVPVSEHL
- a CDS encoding (Fe-S)-binding protein, whose protein sequence is AHGYQDAVIFGHAKDGNIHFMITDRFDDDGGTLPRYEAFTEDMVDLVLRHGGTLKAEHGTGRIMAPFVRRQVGDELYAVMQEVRALIDPDALLNPGVLLSEDPQAHLRDLKTSPTVEEEVDRCVECGYCEPVCPSRDLTTTPRERIVLRREIARAERRGDEELAERLRVEHRHDVVDTCAADGMCQTACPVLINIGDLVRRLRAEAVGPAEQAVGRAAVTAWAGAARGAGLALSAAHRLPAPLTAAATDLGRALLGRDRVPRWTPDLPAGGTPRPRLRDPAAQAVFFAACTGTMFGPAQGCRPSGGDGQDGVAAALIRLSTAAGVRLRTPAALPHLCCGTPWKSKGLTDGYDAMHDRVVRALESATEGGRLPVVCDASSCTEGLQLIAEQAGFTVRDAVEHVASEVLPRLEIPTDRRYGRMVLHPTCSSGRLGLDPDLHLLAEAVAEEVHVPQDWGCCAFAGDRGMLHPELTASATRAQAAEVLALGGDVHASLNRTCELAMTRATGRPYRHILELLDEVVTRS